The nucleotide sequence AACAACAATACAgcttataaaaaacaaaaacaaaaaaaaaaacatgccaaaGCTATGCCAAGTGAAATTATGCTAccaaggagaaaaaaatcttACTAGCAtacctggaaaaaaacaaaaaacaaaaaacaacaaaagaaaaagactgAATGATGGCGCATGTTGTGGACTTCACAGCGTGGGGGGGGGGATGGAGACTGATGTGGAACACCACACAGGGTGTGTGGGGATACTCAGTTAAACCATACATCACCATGGACTTGATGAATGCAGTGATGTAGTGacgtgaggggtgtgtgtgtgtgtgtgagcagggtgaagagcacagtgtgtgtgtgagaagcagATGAACCTATAAAACAGGGACTTTCCGAGCGACGTCCTTCTACTTGTGTGTCTTGCTGGTTTTGAAGGACACCTGCAGGATTTTGTCCCCCAGTCTGTAACCGTTGAGGCTAGCGATGGCCACGGCCGCCTCCTCGTAATTGGTCATGGTGACGAAGCCGAAGCCTTTGCACTTGTTGGTGTTGAAGTCTCGGATCACCTTGACGTTGGTGACGGCGCCGAACGGACCGAACATCTGCCACAGGATTCCCTCGTCTGCGTCCGGACCAAGGTTATAGATGAAGATGCACCAGCCGGTCTGCGTGCTCCCGCCCATGTTCGCCCCCGACAGACCGCCCATGTGGTCCACGCCCATTGGGGAGAACcttgagaacacacacacaattataattcacaatttttaaaaatcaacacATTTACAGAATGACCCCACCCTTCTGtctcctgattggctgagagcagcaCTGTCTGTTTAGATTGGACACAGTCCGATTTTTCTttaagaaggaaaaaacaaaactaatttaatttaaaatagaatagacaacaaaaagaaaagaaacacttTCTAAGAGAGTTTCATTGGCAGAAGACAAACCTGGTTATgtcatataaatacatataaagaAAAGATTCTGCGCTcacagcattgtgtgtgtgtgtgtgtgtgtgtgtgtacctgaatcTCTGGGCCTGGTGGTGTACAGGTCCTCCGAAGCGgcgtgactgtgtgtgatagatctgagg is from Hemibagrus wyckioides isolate EC202008001 linkage group LG07, SWU_Hwy_1.0, whole genome shotgun sequence and encodes:
- the elavl1a gene encoding ELAV-like protein 1a isoform X4; translated protein: MTQKDVEDMFLRYGRIINSRVLVDQTSGLSRGVAFIRFDKRSEAEDAVKELNGQKPPGAAEPITVKFAANPNQIKNTQIIPQIYHTQSRRFGGPVHHQAQRFRFSPMGVDHMGGLSGANMGGSTQTGWCIFIYNLGPDADEGILWQMFGPFGAVTNVKVIRDFNTNKCKGFGFVTMTNYEEAAVAIASLNGYRLGDKILQVSFKTSKTHK